Within the bacterium genome, the region CGATGTCGCGCAGGCGCAGCTGTTCCTGCATCAGCGACAGCGCGTGCGTCATGATCTCATTGACCGAAATCGGCTCGCGGCTGACCGGGGCCGTCCGCCCAAAGGTGCGGAGGTGCGAAATGATCTCCGTAGCCTTGCGTACCTGCGCGGTCGCCCGGTCGAGGTCTCGCGCGACGCGCTCCAGATCGACGTCGCGCTCGACGCCGCCGATCCGGATCTGGTCGATGACATTGCCGATGAACAGGCCGATGTTGTTGAGCGGGTTGTTCAGCTCGTGCGCGACCCCGGCCGTAAGCTCACCGAGCGTGGCGAGCTTGCCGGCCTGGACGAGCTGTTCTTGTTTGTCGCGCAGGTCCTGCTCGCGCCGCTGCATCTCGAGCGTCATCTCGTGCAGGTCGCTCATGATGTGGATCATCGCGCGCCGCGCCTGCCCGAGGCGGAGGTTGGACCGGTGCGAGTCCTGGAGGATGTGCAGCAGCGCGCGGCGGGAGTTGTCGAGCCGCTCCGTCTGCAGGCCGAGCCGCCGGCGGTCCTGCTCGTAGTCGACGAGAATGTGCAGCATGGCCTTGCGCTGGTCGCCGAGGCGGCGGTTCACGTCGTGCAGGTCCGCCATGATATGCAGCATCGCCCGGCGCTGCTCGTCGCGCTGGCGGAGCCGGCCTTCCAGGTCGGCGATCCGCTCGAGCAGGCGGACGTGCTCCGCCGGGGACACCGCCGGCGCCTGCCGGGCGGGCTTCCCGTTATTCCCGCCGACGGGGGCGCCCGCGGCGGGCGCCCCCGCAGGTGTTTCCGGAAGCCCAGGGCGCCTCTGCACGTCTACTGTTGCGACTCGCCCCGCAGGCGCTCCACTTCGCTCTGCCACCGCTCGACCTCTTTTTCGAGCGCGATCATCTTGATCTCGCGCCCGACGACGACCTCCTCGAACTTCTCGAGCTCGAGGATCTTCTCTTGAAGCTCGAGCTTCGATTTCTCGAGGTCGCGCACGACGCGCTCATAGGCGCGCATGTCGCGGAGGATGCCGATCACGCCGATGGCTTTCCCGTCGGAGTCGCGGAGGGCCGAGGCGTTGAGCGTGGTCGGGATGACTTCGCCGGTCGCGGACCGCGGGTTGAGGCGGACGTTGCGGATCACGCCGCGCTCGACGACCTCGCGCACCGCGGCGAGGAACTCCCGGGTCTCTTGAGGCGAGATGAACCGGGAGAGCGACTGCTCGATCACTTCGTCGCGGCGGAAGCCGAGCACTTCGGACACCGCGTCGTTGGTGTGGAGGATCTTGCCTTCGAGGTCGGAGACGAACACCGGGTCCGGGGCGTTCTTGATCAGGGCTTCCGCGTAGGCGCGCGCTTTGTCGAGCTCGCGCATGTCGCGGAGGATGCCGATCGCGCCGATGGCTTTCCCGTCGGAGTCGCGGAGGGCCGAGGCGTTGAGCGTGGTCGGGATGACTTCGCCGGTCGCGGACCGCGGGTTGAGGCGGACGTTGCGGATCACGCCGCGCTCGACGACCTCGCGCAACGCCGCGAGGAACTCGCGCGTTTCCTCGGGGGAGATGAACCGGGAGAGCGACTGCTCGATCACTTCGTCGCGGCGGAACCCGAGGAGCTGGGAGACCGCGTCGTTGGACTCTAAGATTTTGCCTTCGAGGTCGGAGACGAACACCGGGTCCGGGGCGTTCTTGATCAGGCTTTCCGCGTAGGCGCGGGCTTTGTCGAGCTCGCGCATGTCGCGGAGGATGCCGATCGCGCCGATGGCCTGGCCGTCGGAGTCGCGGAGGGCCGAGGCGTTGAGCGCGGTCGGAATGCCCTCGCCGGTCGCGCTCTTCGGGTTGAGGCGGACGTTGCGGATCACGCCCCGCTCGACGACCTCGCGCAGCACCGCGAGGAACTCGCGCGTTTCCTCGGGGGAGATGAACCGGGAGAGCGACTGCTCGATCACCTCGTCGCGGCGGAACCCGAGAAGCTGGGAGACGGCGTCGTTCGATTCGATGATCTTGCCTTCGAGGTCGGAGACGAACACCGGGTCCGGGGCGTTCTTGATCAGGGCTTCCGCGTAGGCGCGCGCCTTGCCGATCTCGCGCATGTCGCGGAGGATGCCGATCGCGCCGATGGCTTTCCCGTCGGAGTCGCGGAGGGCCGAGGCGTTGAGCGCGGTCGGAATGATCTCCCCGGTCGCGCTCTTCGGGTTGAGGCGGACGTTGCGCGTCACGCCCCGCTCGACGACCTCGCGCAACGCCGCGAGGAACTCGCGCGTTTCCTCGGGGGAGATGAACCGGGAGAGCGACTGCTCGATCACTTCGTCGCGGCGGAACCCGAGAAGCTGGGAGACCGCGTCGTTCGTCTGGAGAATGCGGCCTTCGAGGTCGGACACGAATACGGGATCGGGCGCGTTGCCGATGATGATGTTGGCGTCCAGCGCGCCCGTCGCCCTGGCGCCTTCCAGGCGCTCGGAAGCACGCGTCCCGGACAAGACTTCCGTGGACTGCCGCTTACGCTCCACGTGCGTCTCCCCCCAGTCGTCGTGGATTCGATCGTGGTGGCCGCGTCCTCGTGTTTGCCTTGCCCTCGGCATGTGTCGCCCGGCGCGGCCCATGGTGAAACGAGGCCCCTAGTTTTGGTAGTTTCCCAGGCCGCTCGGAGCCTAAACACCGGAAACTGTGGGGTCAAACAGGGCGTGACGAAGGACGGGCGTATCCCCCGGTGCGGCGGCGTCCCGCCGGAGGACCCGCCCGCGGTCCGCTCGAACGACGACGCATGATCCCTGCGGCGCCGTTTGATCTCGAGCGGCTGGCGCGCGTCGCGCGCGGGCAAGGGGTGGACGTCGTCCTGGCGAGCACGCGGCACAACGTCCGGTACCTCACCGGCGGCTACTATCTTCACTTCTTCGCGCGCGCGTCGCGCTTCGGCGGCGGCCAGTATCTCTCGTTCGTCGCCGTGCCCGCGGCGAGTCCGCAGTCCGCGTTCTACGTCGGCCGGCGCGACCAGATTCTCAACGAGCAGGACTACATCGACGCCTTCGGACCGTTCTGGATCGACGAGCGGCACTGGGTGCCGCGGGGGCCCAGTATGTCGCAGGACGCGGCGTGCGTGGCCGCCCGCGCGCTGCGCGCAGGCGGCCACGCGGCGGCCACCATCGCGATCGAATCCTCCTTCCTCCCCGCCGACGCCTACGACGCGCTGCGCCGCGAACTGCCCGAGGCGACGTTCGTCAACGCCGCCCCGCTCCTCGGCGAGCTGCGCGCCGTCAAGCAGCCGCGCGAACTGGAACGTCTCCGCGAGATCCACCGCCTCACGGCGGAGGTCATCCGTCGGGTCTTTCGGGAGAGCACGGCGACCGACACGACGCGGGAGATCTCGACGAAGATCCAGCGCCGTGTCGGCGAACGCGGCGCCGGCTTTCTCTACTCGCTGATCAACGTCGGGCCCGGACTGCTCCGCGCCCCGTCGTCCGAGCCCTGGGGACGTGGACGGCCGATGCACCTCGATGTGGGCGCCGAGCTGGACGAGTACGTCGCGGATGTCGCGCGCATGGGATCAGTCGGCGCGCCGCCGCAGGCGGCCGCGGCGTTGTTCGAGATCTGCAAGGCGGCGCAGTCCCGGGCGCGCGCGGCGGTTGGACCCGGCGTCGCCTGCGCTGAGGTCTGGCGGGTCGGGACGGAGGCGATTCGGACCGGACCGAGCGCGGAACGCGGCCGCTTCCTCGCCCACGGGCTCGGCATCGTGAGCCACGAGCCCCCCGTCGTCGCCGAGGGCGAGCGGCGGCCGCTCGAAACCGGGATGGTCGTGTCGATCGAAACCGAATTTCGCGACCCCGACGTCGGGCACATCAAGCTCGAAGACAGCGTCGTCGTCACCGAGGCCGGCTGCGAGGGGCTCGGCGATGTCGACCGGGGCTGGTGCGTCGCGGCGGACGCCTAACGCTTGGGGGCCGGCGCCCGCGGAGAGACCTCCTCACGCGGGTTATCACCGCAGGTCGCGCGCCGTTCGCGCGCCACACAGGGACCGTTTGGCCCGCAGAGAAGGAATGTCGCCGGCGAAGGACGCCGTGAGCCGGCCGGAGGAGTGGGGTGCCGGCAGAGGGAGCGTGCATGGCCACCACACGGGAACTGATCGCGCAGGATCAGCGCCACCTGATCCATCCGCTGCACCACCCGAGCGACCACCAGAATGCCGTGCTCATCGTGGAAGGCCGCGGTGCAATGCTCAAGGACGCGGAGGGCCGCGAGTACATCGACGGGTTGTCCAGCCTCTGGAACGTGAACATCGGCCACGGGCGGCCGGAGCTCGCCGAGGCGGCGTCGGAACAAATGCGGAAGCTCGCCTTCAACTCGAGCTATGTCGGCGCCGCCAACATCCCGTCCGTCAGGCTGGCCGAACGGCTCGTGCACCTGGCCTACCCGAGCTCGTCGGGCGTCTACTTCACGACCGCGGGCGCCGAATCCAACGAGTCGGCGTTCAAGACGGCCCGCTACTACTGGAAAGTGCGGGGCAAGCCGGACAAGGTCAAGATCATTTCCCGCGTGCACGGCTACCACGGTGTGACGATGGCCGCGATGAGCGCGACCGGGATGCCGGTTTTCCATAAAATGTTCGGACCCCTCGTGCCGAACTTCGTGCAGATTCCCGCGCCGTACGCCTACCGGTGGCCGACCGGTGGGGACGTCGCGGCGGAGGCCGCCGACGCGCTCGAGCAGGCGATCGTCCGCGAGGGGCCGGAGACGGTGGCCGCTTTAATTGCGGAACCGGTCCAGGGCGCCGGCGGCGTTATCGCCCCGCCGCCCGGCTATTTCCAGAAGGTCCGTGCTATCTGCACCAAGTACGACGTCCTGTTGATCGCCGACGAGGTAATCACCGGGTTCGGACGCACCGGCCGGTGGTTCGCGCTCGGCCACTGGAACGTCGAGCCGGACATCGTGTCTTTCGCGAAGGGTGTCACCAGCGCGTACCTGCCGCTCGGCGGTATCATCCTTTCCGAGCGGGTGCACGGCACGCTGCTCGAGGCGCCCGCCGACCAGAAGTTCATGCATGCCGCGACGTACTCCGGGCACCCGGTGTGCTGCGCCGTCGGCCTCGCGAACGTCGAGATCATGGAGCGCGAAAAGTTGCCCGAGCGCGCCGGCGTGATCGGGCGGCGGCTGCTGGCCGGACTTGAGACGCTGCGCGATCTCGCGCCGGTCGGCGACGTGCGCGGCCTCGGCCTGATGTGCGCGGTCGAACTGGTGGAGGACAAGAAGACGAAGAAACCCGCCCTCGGACTCGGCGGTAAAGTCGTGCGCGAAGCCCGCTCCCGCGGCCTGATCGCCCGCATCCGGGCGGGCTCGGCCGATCCCGCCGCCGGCGACACGATCTGCCTCGCGCCGCCCCTCATGACGCCGGAGGAGACGATCGACCGGATCCCGGGAATTCTCAGGGACTCCATTCTCGCTGCGACGCGCTGATCCATCGATCGATATGGGGCACGCGGGGCCCGGGAATTTCCGGGCCCCGCGTCATTTTTCCGCGCCGTCCGGCGTGGACGCTACGCCGATTCGCCGAGACGTCCGGGCCGTTTCTCCCGCGTGGGGCCCTGTGTCCGACCCGTGTACTCATGCCACGCCATGCGGGCGGCCGGGGAGAGTTTAGCGTAGTCCTGCGGGCACAGCAGGATGCGGCGCAGCGGGCCCTCCGTGCGGCCGCTCGCGATGTCCCCTTCGACGCGTGCGAACCAGCCCTTGGCGCCCGGCTTGTGCGGCTTACTACAGGACGCGCATTGCGCGGTTTCAGCCATGCCGGGGCCTTCGACAGGAGAAGCCCGCCGGACCTGCGAACCCCCCGTCGATCGCTTTGGTCTCGCCGTACGCACCGGACGGCATCGTCACAATAGTCGCAGCAGCGCGCCCGGAGGTTATCGATGCCCGCACGCCGCCGGCTCAAGTCTCCGGTTCCGTCGACGCACCCCCTGCTCCTCGAATGGTGGACCGATCTCGAGGGGGCCGGGCGGTCCGTCAACACACGTCTCGCGTACGTCCGGGACGTCGCCGAGTTTGCCGCGTACGTGGAGGGCGGCCTCGACGGCGCGCGGCCCGACGATCTGCTGCGCTTTACCCGCCGGATGACCGAGGCCGGGCTGTCCACGGCGACCCGTGCGCGGAAGATCACCGCGCTGCGACAGTTCTACGAATGGCTGCGGCGCCGTCGGCGGCAGCCGTTTTCCGTCGCCCTCGATCTGCGGCCGCCGCGCCGGACAAAGCGCGTGCATCGCTGGTGGACGGAGGAGCAGGTCGCGCGGTTCCGGGCGGCGTTTGACGGCGATCAGCCGAAGGTGCTGCGCGACCGCGCCATGGCGGAACTCGGTCTCATGGGGTTGCGTGTCAGCGAGGTAACCCGTCTCGACATCGAGCGCGTCCTCTCGCTTGCGGATCCGGAGCGCGCTGCGATTGTGGTGTGGCGCAAGGGCGGCAAGGAGCAGGTGCTGCCGCTCACCGCCGACGCGCGGGCCGCGCTGGCCCGCTGGATCGCCGTGCGTCCGACCGTGCCGACGACCGCGCTGTTCTTCCGGATGCCCTTTCAGCCGCGGCGCGGGCGCCTCCACTACGCCAGCGTGGAGAAGATCTTCAAGCACTACGCCGCGAAGGCGCGCGTGCCGATTCCGGAGGGCATCGCCTTCCACCACCTCCGCCACACCGCCGGGCAGCAGATGGCGAACGTCGGCCTCGGCATTGAGGAGGCCCAGCGGTTGCTCGGTCACGAGAGCCCGGTGACGACGCAGGTCTACTACGAAGTCAGCGACGCGCGCCTCAGGCAGGCGGCGCGCCGTCTACGCTACGGCGATGCCCGCGTATCCCGCGGGCCGACCCCGCCCCCTCGGGCCGTCGCGGGGTCCCGGCGGCCGGGGCGCTAGGAGCGGAGGGACACGATGAGCGTGAGTCAGGTCGACGCCAAGTCGCTGAAGACGCGCGCGCTCGCCGCGCTCGACGCCGTCGCCGCGGAGGCGCGCGAGCTCGCGCTGCGGATCCACGCGCATCCCGAGGTCGGCTTCGAGGAGCGTCAGGCGGCGGCGTGGGTGAGCGAAGCGCTGGAGCGCCACGGCTACCGCGTCGAGCGCGGGGTGGCCGACATCGAGACGGCGATCGTGGCCCGCGCCGAAGGCCGCGGGCCTGGCCCGACGGTGGGACTCATCGCCGAGTACGACGCGCTCTCGGGGCTCGGCCACGCCTGCGGCCACAACCTCATGGCCGCGGGGATGATGGCCGCGGCCGCCGCACTGCGGACGGTCCTGCCGGAGCTGCCGGGGACGGTCGCCTACTACGGCACGCCGGCCGAAGAAGGCGGCGGCGGCAAGGTTCTGATGCTCGAGCGCGGAGCCTTTGAGGGCCTCGACGTCGCCCTCCAGTATCACGCCGGGGCCGACGTGTCGGTGGCCACGGGCTGCCTCGCCGTGCAGGGCATCCGCGTCGGGTTCACGGGAAAGCCTTCGCACGCCGCGGCCGGCCCGTGGAACGGGATCAATGCCCTGGACGCCGTGATCCTGTTGTTCAACAGCATCGGGGCGCTCAGGCAGCAGACGCGGCCGGACGCGCGCATCCACGGGATCATCCGGGACGGCGGGCAGGCGGTCAACATCATTCCGGAGCGGGCCGCCGCGGAGTTCGGCGTGCGCGCCGCGGACGGCGAATACGTCGGCGATCTCGCGGAGCGTGTGGAAGCGTGCGCCCGCGCGGCGGCCGAGGCGACCGGCGCCCGCGTCGACATGTCCCGCGGGGTCTTTTTCGATTCCCTCCGTTACAACCCGGCGCTGGGCGGCGTCGTGCGCGACAACGCGGCGGCGCTGGGATTCGAGATGAAAGAACGCTTCGTCGGCGCCTCGACGGATCTCGGCAACCTGAGCCAGGCCGTGCCCACTGTCAGTTACACGCTGCCGACGTGTCCCCCGGGCGTCGGGATGCATACGCGCGAGGCGCTGGAGGCGGGCAAGGCGGAGATCGGTCTCGCCGGAATGCTGAACGACGCCAAGGTCATGGTGATGTCGGCGATCGACCTGCTGGCTTCGCCCGACGCGCTCGAGCGGGTGCGCGCCGACTTCCTGGGGAACTCGGGCCGCGCTCCCCGCGCTTAAGAAGGCAGCCGTGCCGCAGGCGCCATGGCGGCGCGGGGCCCTTTGAAGGGGGAGGTTTAGCGATGCCCGGGGTTCTCGACCCGTTTGTCCCCTCGGCCGGCGATCCGTGGGACGCGCGCAAGGCGGCGCATCTCCTGCGCCGCGCGGGGTTCGGTCCGCTGCCCGAGGAGGTGGACCGCGCCGTGGCCGCCGGATGCGACCGCACCGTTGACGCGCTCTTCGCGTTTCCCCCGGAGCCGTCGCCGCCCGCCGTCTTCGACGACGTGCGCGGCGCCGAGCGGCAGCTGGAGTCGGCGCTGGAGACGCTGCGCGCGACCAGGCAGCCGATCAACCTCAAGACCCACCCCGAGCTTCGTGACCTCTACCGGGAGGCCGGCCGCCAGCACGGGCGCGCGGTCGTGACGCTGGCCGGCTGGTGGCTCAACCGGATGGCGACGTCCCCCGCTCCGCTTCAGGAGAAGCTCGTGCTCTTCTGGCACGGTCACTTCACCAGTTCGTTCGGCGACGTGCACGACGCGATCGCGATGTTCAACCAGAACCAGCTGTTCCGACGCCACGCCGCCGGCAACTTCGCGCGGCTGCTCGACGGCGTGGCCCGCGACCCGGCGATGCTGCGGTACCTCAACAACGACGTGAACCGGAGAGGCCACCCCAACGAGAACTGGGCGCGCGAGCTCATGGAGCTGTTTACGATGGGGATCGGCCACTACGCCGAGGACGACGTGAAGGAATCCGCGCGGGCATGGACGGGCTGGACGCTACGCGACTTTCGCACCGGCGACGACCGGCGCGTCTTCGCGTTCAAGCCGATGATGCACGACGACGGATCGAAGATGTTTCTCGGGCAGGCCGGGCCGTGGGACGGCACCGACATCCTGCGCATCATCCTCGCGCAGGACGCCACGCCGCGGTGGATCGCCGGCAAACTGGCGGCGTTCTTCGTCTCCCCCACTCCCAACCCGCCGCTCGTGGACGCCATGGGGCGCCGGCTGCGCGCCTCGGCCTACGATCTGGCGCCGATGCTGAAGACTCTCTTCCGGTCGCGGGCGTTCTACCAGCCGGACGTGATGCTGACGCAGGTGAAGGGGCCGGTCGAGTTCGCGGTCGGCGCGGTCCGCCACCTGGGCATCAACGCGCCCGACTGGGTGCGCGTCTTCCAGGCGGCGGGCGTGATGGGACAGCGCCTCTTCTTCCCGCCGAACGTGGCGGGCTGGCACGGCGGCACCGCGTGGATCAACGCCGGAACGGTCTTCGCCCGCACCGACCTGGCCGCGGGTCTCATCTCCGGCCGTCTCGGGCCGGTCGACGACGCGGCGTTCCCGACGCTCGACGCGACCGTTGCCAGGTTGTTGGCGCGGCCGCTCGCGCCCCACCGGCACGGCACGCTCGCGCTCGCGACGGACGGACGGCCGTCCCGGACGGCCGTCCATCTCGTGATGAGCCTGCCGGAGTATTTCGTCGCCTGACGACTGGGAAGAAAGGGAGAAACGAATCATGCGAACCATGAACACGCGGCGCGAGTTCCTCACGAAGGGCCTCACGATTCTGGCTGCCGGCGCGACCGCGCCGATGTTCCTCACGCGGACGGCGCTCGCCCTCAACGACCCGTGGGACCTGGCCCTCACGGCGGCCGCGGCCGGCCGGCCCGACTGGCCGACGCTGGTGGTGATCCAGCTCGGCGGGGGCAACGACGGCCTGAACACGGTGGTGCCGTTCGTGCACGACGAGTACTACCGGGCACGGCCCAAGCTCGCGGTGCCGCAGCAGAAGGTCCTCCGGCTGACCGACGAGGTAGGCCTGCACCCGGCGCTCGCGGCGATCAAGAGCGCCTACGACGACGGGCGGGTCGCGGTCGTGCAGGGCGTCGGCTACCCGAACCCCAACCGCAGCCACTTTCGGTCGATGGAGATCTGGCAGACGGCCGATCCCGCCGGCACCGGCCCGAAGACCGGCTGGCTGGGCCGCCTCTTCGACAGCGAATGTCCCGACTGCGGCTCGAACGCCGGCATGACACTGTCCGCGGAGATGCCGCTGGCGATGCAGGGCGAAACGTCCAAGGTC harbors:
- a CDS encoding histidine kinase dimerization/phospho-acceptor domain-containing protein, which translates into the protein MSPAEHVRLLERIADLEGRLRQRDEQRRAMLHIMADLHDVNRRLGDQRKAMLHILVDYEQDRRRLGLQTERLDNSRRALLHILQDSHRSNLRLGQARRAMIHIMSDLHEMTLEMQRREQDLRDKQEQLVQAGKLATLGELTAGVAHELNNPLNNIGLFIGNVIDQIRIGGVERDVDLERVARDLDRATAQVRKATEIISHLRTFGRTAPVSREPISVNEIMTHALSLMQEQLRLRDI
- a CDS encoding PAS domain-containing protein; its protein translation is MERKRQSTEVLSGTRASERLEGARATGALDANIIIGNAPDPVFVSDLEGRILQTNDAVSQLLGFRRDEVIEQSLSRFISPEETREFLAALREVVERGVTRNVRLNPKSATGEIIPTALNASALRDSDGKAIGAIGILRDMREIGKARAYAEALIKNAPDPVFVSDLEGKIIESNDAVSQLLGFRRDEVIEQSLSRFISPEETREFLAVLREVVERGVIRNVRLNPKSATGEGIPTALNASALRDSDGQAIGAIGILRDMRELDKARAYAESLIKNAPDPVFVSDLEGKILESNDAVSQLLGFRRDEVIEQSLSRFISPEETREFLAALREVVERGVIRNVRLNPRSATGEVIPTTLNASALRDSDGKAIGAIGILRDMRELDKARAYAEALIKNAPDPVFVSDLEGKILHTNDAVSEVLGFRRDEVIEQSLSRFISPQETREFLAAVREVVERGVIRNVRLNPRSATGEVIPTTLNASALRDSDGKAIGVIGILRDMRAYERVVRDLEKSKLELQEKILELEKFEEVVVGREIKMIALEKEVERWQSEVERLRGESQQ
- a CDS encoding Xaa-Pro peptidase family protein gives rise to the protein MIPAAPFDLERLARVARGQGVDVVLASTRHNVRYLTGGYYLHFFARASRFGGGQYLSFVAVPAASPQSAFYVGRRDQILNEQDYIDAFGPFWIDERHWVPRGPSMSQDAACVAARALRAGGHAAATIAIESSFLPADAYDALRRELPEATFVNAAPLLGELRAVKQPRELERLREIHRLTAEVIRRVFRESTATDTTREISTKIQRRVGERGAGFLYSLINVGPGLLRAPSSEPWGRGRPMHLDVGAELDEYVADVARMGSVGAPPQAAAALFEICKAAQSRARAAVGPGVACAEVWRVGTEAIRTGPSAERGRFLAHGLGIVSHEPPVVAEGERRPLETGMVVSIETEFRDPDVGHIKLEDSVVVTEAGCEGLGDVDRGWCVAADA
- a CDS encoding aspartate aminotransferase family protein, whose amino-acid sequence is MATTRELIAQDQRHLIHPLHHPSDHQNAVLIVEGRGAMLKDAEGREYIDGLSSLWNVNIGHGRPELAEAASEQMRKLAFNSSYVGAANIPSVRLAERLVHLAYPSSSGVYFTTAGAESNESAFKTARYYWKVRGKPDKVKIISRVHGYHGVTMAAMSATGMPVFHKMFGPLVPNFVQIPAPYAYRWPTGGDVAAEAADALEQAIVREGPETVAALIAEPVQGAGGVIAPPPGYFQKVRAICTKYDVLLIADEVITGFGRTGRWFALGHWNVEPDIVSFAKGVTSAYLPLGGIILSERVHGTLLEAPADQKFMHAATYSGHPVCCAVGLANVEIMEREKLPERAGVIGRRLLAGLETLRDLAPVGDVRGLGLMCAVELVEDKKTKKPALGLGGKVVREARSRGLIARIRAGSADPAAGDTICLAPPLMTPEETIDRIPGILRDSILAATR
- a CDS encoding tyrosine-type recombinase/integrase, which gives rise to MPARRRLKSPVPSTHPLLLEWWTDLEGAGRSVNTRLAYVRDVAEFAAYVEGGLDGARPDDLLRFTRRMTEAGLSTATRARKITALRQFYEWLRRRRRQPFSVALDLRPPRRTKRVHRWWTEEQVARFRAAFDGDQPKVLRDRAMAELGLMGLRVSEVTRLDIERVLSLADPERAAIVVWRKGGKEQVLPLTADARAALARWIAVRPTVPTTALFFRMPFQPRRGRLHYASVEKIFKHYAAKARVPIPEGIAFHHLRHTAGQQMANVGLGIEEAQRLLGHESPVTTQVYYEVSDARLRQAARRLRYGDARVSRGPTPPPRAVAGSRRPGR
- a CDS encoding M20 family metallopeptidase, which gives rise to MSVSQVDAKSLKTRALAALDAVAAEARELALRIHAHPEVGFEERQAAAWVSEALERHGYRVERGVADIETAIVARAEGRGPGPTVGLIAEYDALSGLGHACGHNLMAAGMMAAAAALRTVLPELPGTVAYYGTPAEEGGGGKVLMLERGAFEGLDVALQYHAGADVSVATGCLAVQGIRVGFTGKPSHAAAGPWNGINALDAVILLFNSIGALRQQTRPDARIHGIIRDGGQAVNIIPERAAAEFGVRAADGEYVGDLAERVEACARAAAEATGARVDMSRGVFFDSLRYNPALGGVVRDNAAALGFEMKERFVGASTDLGNLSQAVPTVSYTLPTCPPGVGMHTREALEAGKAEIGLAGMLNDAKVMVMSAIDLLASPDALERVRADFLGNSGRAPRA
- a CDS encoding DUF1800 domain-containing protein; the encoded protein is MPGVLDPFVPSAGDPWDARKAAHLLRRAGFGPLPEEVDRAVAAGCDRTVDALFAFPPEPSPPAVFDDVRGAERQLESALETLRATRQPINLKTHPELRDLYREAGRQHGRAVVTLAGWWLNRMATSPAPLQEKLVLFWHGHFTSSFGDVHDAIAMFNQNQLFRRHAAGNFARLLDGVARDPAMLRYLNNDVNRRGHPNENWARELMELFTMGIGHYAEDDVKESARAWTGWTLRDFRTGDDRRVFAFKPMMHDDGSKMFLGQAGPWDGTDILRIILAQDATPRWIAGKLAAFFVSPTPNPPLVDAMGRRLRASAYDLAPMLKTLFRSRAFYQPDVMLTQVKGPVEFAVGAVRHLGINAPDWVRVFQAAGVMGQRLFFPPNVAGWHGGTAWINAGTVFARTDLAAGLISGRLGPVDDAAFPTLDATVARLLARPLAPHRHGTLALATDGRPSRTAVHLVMSLPEYFVA